A genomic stretch from Lathyrus oleraceus cultivar Zhongwan6 chromosome 2, CAAS_Psat_ZW6_1.0, whole genome shotgun sequence includes:
- the LOC127120163 gene encoding V-type proton ATPase 16 kDa proteolipid subunit, with product MAGFSGDETAPFFGFLGAAAALIFSCMGAAYGTAKSGVGVASMGVMRPELVMKSIVPVVMAGVLGIYGLIIAVIISTGINPKAKSYYLFDGYAHLSSGLACGLAGLSAGMAIGIVGDAGVRANAQQPKLFVGMILILIFAEALALYGLIVGIILSSRAGQSRAE from the exons ATGGCTGGTTTCAGCGGCGATGAAACTGCTCCTTTCTTCGGCTTCCTCGGCGCCGCCGCTGCCCTAATTTTCTCAT GTATGGGTGCGGCTTATGGAACTGCGAAGAGCGGTGTTGGTGTAGCGTCGATGGGTGTGATGAGACCCGAACTTGTTATGAAATCGATTGTGCCTGTTGTTATGGCTGGTGTCTTGGGTATTTATGGTTTGATTATCGCTGTTATTATCAGTACCGGCATTAACCCTAAGGCTAAATCTTATTATCTTTTTGATGGTTATGCTCATCTTTCTTCGGGGCTTGCTTGTGGTCTTGCTGGTTTGTCTGCTGGCATGGCTATTGGGATTGTTGGTGATGCTGGTGTTAG AGCAAATGCTCAACAGCCGAAGCTTTTTGTCGGTATGATTCTCATTCTCATCTTTGCTGAAGCATTGGCATTGTATGGTCTCATTGTTGGCATCATCCTCTCTTCCCGTGCTGGCCAATCCAGAGCTGAGTAA
- the LOC127120164 gene encoding uncharacterized protein LOC127120164 produces MEITMTNADGFVIPKPEAQWNEEDEKKYSYDWKSINILITALGVDEYYRVSHCTSAKAMWDSLQITYEGTNDVKLARINTLTHEFDLFHMEDGETIADMQKRFYHLINQLNALGRTTPNDVATNKILRCLNRNWLPKVTEIKEANDLRTLDMATLFCKLQEHEQELMNLEKHEKSQKKEKKEKSKDTERKSIALKTSRYKSSTNDACESESSDDNKDSNEDMGLFVRRYN; encoded by the coding sequence atggaaataaccatgaccaatgcggatggttttgttatacctaaacctgaagcacaatggaatgaagaagatgagaaaaagtacAGCTATGATTGGAAATCCATAAACATACTCATCACCgccttaggtgttgatgagtattatagggtttcccattgtactagtgctaaagctatgtgggactcattgcaaattacctatgagggaaccaatgatgtcaaatTAGCTAGAATCAACACCTTAACTCAtgaatttgacctttttcatatggaGGATGGTGAAACCATCGCCGATATGCAAAAGAGATTTTATCATCTAATCAATCAATTAAATGCTCTTGGTAGAACtacccctaatgatgttgctactaataaaatcttaagatgtcttaacaggaATTGGCTACCAAAGGTCACCGAgattaaggaagccaatgatctaagaacattggacatggcaACATTGTTTTGCAAActtcaagagcatgagcaagagctcatgaacttggagaaacatgagaagagtcaaaagaaggaaaagaaggagAAATCTAAAGACACCGAAAGGAAGTCTATCGCTTTAAAGACTTCAAGATAtaagtcatccaccaatgatgcgtgtgagagtgaatcaagtgatgacaataaagattcgaatgaagacatggggctgttcgtaaggaggtataactga